From the genome of Cytobacillus luteolus, one region includes:
- a CDS encoding PBP1A family penicillin-binding protein — translation MSEKYKTREQRKRVSSNNKKKPEKNMKGIMRKAFLTMLVIGIIGMIGGATTFFVLAKDAPPLDESLLKDPLSSKVYDMNGELIAELGIEKRTHVSYNEIPELVRNAFIATEDVRFYKHHGIDIIRFVGAVIANVTDGFGSQGASTITQQVVKNYFLTPEKTLTRKAQEAWLAYQLESKFSKEEILEIYLNKILFGGSTHGVAKAAETYFGKELTELELHEAAMLAGIPQSPNNYNPFNYPEAAEKRRNIVLSLMEQHGYISADEAKAAKAIPVQDSIVDSKPVSKPIDTFLDQVKIEIKELGDIDVYSAGLEIYTTFDPNAQAHIDQLLADNDAISYPNDEFQAGIALLDTRTGEIRALGGGRNQTETSRINFAIDPLNQPGSTIKPIIDYGPAIEYLKWSTYHQIDDEPYTYSDPNRTPIKNYDNKHLGQMSIRTALAKSRNIPALKAMQAVGLKQAQDFAVNLGMPFEDHVYESYSIGGISEGVSPLQMAGAYSAFGNKGVYIKPYAIKKIIYPDETEVDLMPEPNPVMKDSTAFMVTDMLKSVMLPGGTASGYNVPGLHIAGKTGTTNFDSETRKKYDIPSGAVPDIWFVGYTPNYTAAIWTGYRDNKEWMRTKDEQQIAKKLFKNIITTISEGKDTQDYPIPNSVVKVAVENGSNPAKLASEFTPEDMVVSEYFIKGTEPTEVSDKFKELTPPLEPTINYDQEKNELTLTWSYLENELEGISFEISESIDEGPYTVLTTQKELTLIIPNPIPEAKYRYQIIAVSDANPENRSEPATIETEIPAVIEDEIDLFPDDEGEDPGDGDGSGDGDGNGDGTGIKPPDIVEPPGNPNDED, via the coding sequence CGCTTGATGAATCACTATTAAAAGATCCTTTATCATCTAAGGTTTATGATATGAATGGTGAGCTAATTGCTGAACTAGGTATAGAAAAAAGGACCCACGTTTCATACAATGAAATTCCAGAATTAGTTAGAAATGCATTTATTGCAACTGAGGACGTCCGATTTTATAAACATCACGGAATTGATATTATTCGATTTGTAGGTGCTGTTATTGCAAACGTAACAGACGGGTTTGGCTCCCAAGGAGCAAGTACTATTACACAACAGGTTGTGAAGAACTATTTTCTTACACCAGAGAAAACGTTAACGAGGAAAGCACAAGAAGCTTGGTTGGCATATCAACTAGAAAGTAAATTTTCAAAGGAAGAGATTCTTGAGATATACCTGAACAAGATTTTATTTGGTGGAAGCACTCATGGGGTAGCTAAAGCTGCTGAAACCTACTTTGGAAAGGAATTAACTGAACTCGAATTGCACGAGGCTGCCATGCTAGCAGGAATTCCACAAAGTCCAAATAATTATAATCCGTTTAATTATCCCGAGGCAGCTGAAAAAAGAAGAAATATCGTTTTATCCCTGATGGAACAGCATGGATACATTTCAGCAGATGAAGCAAAGGCTGCGAAGGCTATTCCAGTGCAAGATTCAATTGTTGACTCTAAACCTGTTTCTAAGCCAATTGATACATTTTTAGATCAAGTTAAGATTGAGATTAAAGAGCTTGGTGACATCGATGTGTATTCTGCTGGGTTAGAAATTTACACTACCTTTGATCCTAATGCACAAGCACATATTGATCAATTATTAGCTGATAATGATGCAATATCCTATCCAAATGATGAATTTCAAGCAGGAATTGCTTTATTAGACACACGTACAGGTGAAATAAGAGCTCTTGGTGGTGGGAGAAATCAAACAGAAACATCAAGAATCAATTTTGCGATAGACCCGCTAAATCAGCCTGGTTCCACAATAAAGCCTATTATCGATTATGGTCCAGCAATTGAGTATCTGAAATGGTCTACTTATCATCAAATTGATGATGAACCGTATACGTATTCTGATCCAAATCGTACACCTATTAAAAACTATGACAATAAACATTTAGGTCAGATGTCTATTCGTACAGCACTAGCTAAATCTAGAAACATTCCTGCTCTTAAAGCTATGCAGGCAGTTGGGCTAAAACAAGCTCAAGATTTTGCCGTTAATTTAGGAATGCCTTTTGAAGATCATGTATATGAATCCTACTCTATTGGAGGTATTTCAGAAGGAGTATCTCCCCTACAAATGGCTGGTGCATACAGTGCATTTGGAAATAAAGGCGTCTATATTAAACCATATGCAATAAAGAAAATTATTTATCCCGATGAAACTGAAGTTGATTTGATGCCTGAACCAAATCCTGTAATGAAAGATTCAACTGCCTTCATGGTGACTGATATGTTAAAGTCTGTAATGCTTCCTGGTGGTACTGCATCAGGCTACAATGTTCCAGGCCTTCATATAGCAGGAAAAACTGGTACCACCAACTTTGACAGTGAAACAAGAAAGAAATATGACATACCGAGTGGCGCAGTTCCAGATATTTGGTTTGTAGGTTACACGCCAAATTACACAGCAGCAATTTGGACCGGATATCGCGATAACAAGGAATGGATGAGAACAAAGGATGAACAACAAATTGCAAAAAAATTATTTAAAAACATTATTACCACTATCTCTGAAGGCAAGGATACACAGGATTACCCTATACCAAATAGTGTTGTAAAAGTAGCTGTTGAAAATGGATCAAACCCTGCCAAACTAGCTAGTGAATTTACACCAGAGGATATGGTTGTGTCAGAGTACTTTATAAAAGGGACAGAACCAACAGAGGTTTCTGATAAATTTAAGGAACTAACTCCTCCATTGGAGCCAACTATTAATTATGACCAGGAGAAAAATGAATTAACATTAACATGGTCATATCTTGAGAATGAGCTTGAAGGTATTTCCTTTGAAATTAGTGAATCAATTGACGAAGGGCCATATACTGTTCTTACAACACAAAAAGAACTAACCTTAATTATTCCAAATCCAATTCCAGAGGCAAAATACAGATATCAAATCATTGCTGTAAGTGATGCGAATCCAGAAAACAGAAGTGAACCAGCAACTATCGAGACAGAAATCCCCGCTGTAATAGAGGATGAAATAGACCTCTTCCCGGATGATGAGGGTGAAGACCCTGGAGATGGGGATGGAAGCGGTGATGGTGACGGTAATGGTGACGGAACCGGAATAAAACCACCTGATATCGTTGAGCCTCCAGGTAATCCA